TGATGCCGACGAGACCTGCCAGGATACCGTTGAGAGACATCGACAGGTCGGGCTTTTTCGTGGCGATCCAGGACGTGAACATCGCCGCGAGACCCCCGGCTGCCGCCGCGAGGCAGGTCGTCACGAGAACCAGCGAGACCGCCGCCGGGTCGGCGCTCAGCACCGAGCCTCCGTTGAACCCGAACCAGCCGAGCCAGAGGAGAAAGACGCCCACCGTCGCCATGGGCATGTTGCTTCCCGGAATCGGAACGATGCGCCCGTCTTTCGTGTACTTCCCGAGGCGCGGGCCGAGAAGGAGAACCCCGGCCAGCGCACCCCAGCCGCCGACGGAGTGAACGAGCGTCGAGCCCGCGAAGTCGTAAAAGCCGAGCTGGTCGAGCCAACCACCGCCCCACTTCCAGGAGCCCACGATCGGGTAGACGAGCCCCACGAAGAAAAGCGAAAAGACCATGAAGGGCCCGAGCTTCACGCGCTCGGCCACGGCCCCCGAGACGATCGTGGCTGCCGTCGCGGCGAACATCGCCTGAAAGAGAAAATCCGTCCAGTACGTGTAGCCGGGGTTGTAAGCCGAGCTGACGTCGGCCTCGGACGGAAAGAGACCGAAGCCCGAAAACCCGAGCCAGCCGTTGAACTCGCCCGGGTACATCAGGTTGAAGCCGACGAACGCGTAGGTCACGAGCCCGATGCACGGGATGTACGTGTTCTTGAAGAGGATGTTCGTCGTGTTCTTGGCCCGCGTGAGGCCGGATTCGAGGGTGGCGAACCCGAGGTGCATGATGAAGACGAGTCCGGCCGCGATCATCATCCAGAGGTTGTTCGTCGTGAACATCTCCTGCGAGACTTCCTCGGCGTAGGCCGAGCTTGCGACCAGCAGCAGCGTCCCGGTTACGACCCAGTGCGAAAGCTTTTTCCGAAACATGGCTTTTTCCCCTCCTCTTTCTGCACTCAAAGGGCTTCGATCCCGCGTTCCCCAGTCCGGATGCGGATGGCTTCTTCGACGTCCAGGACGAAAATCTTCCCGTCCCCGATCCGCCCCGTCGCGGCCGCCTTCTGGATGGCCGAGACCACGCCCGCCACTTTTTCTTCCGGCACGAGGACCTCGATTTTCACCTTGGGCAGGAAGTCCACGACGTACTCGGCACCGCGGTAAAGCTCGGTGTGCCCTCGCTGGCGCCCGAACCCCTTGACTTCGCTCACGGTCATCCCCCGCACCCCTTCGGCCGCGAGGGCTTCCTTCACCTCGTCGAGCTTGAAGGGCTTGATGATGGCCTCGATCTTTTTCATTCCCACCTCCGTCGCCGCCGATCGCGGCTTCCCGGCGGTGGCGGAGCAACGGCGGTGCCAGCCGTCGCGGAGTTACGCCGGGCCTTGCGGCCTCGTGCGAACGGCCGAAAGGCCTGCCTGCTTTTTGGGCGACGCCTCTTTTCGAGGCAGCACGCGGCGGGAGGGACACGCTCCGTCGCGTCCGGGGAGGCGGGGATTCGTGGGAATCGCGGGCACGGCCACGACAGAGCGTGGCCCTCCGATCGCACGTTCGAAAGGTCGCGTTGAGGTCGATGCGTACCGGGCACATCCGTCGGAGGGACGCGCTCCGTCGCGTCCGGGGGGCGGGGGATTCGTGGGAATCGCGAACACGGCCACGACAGAGCGTGGCCCTCCGATCGCACGTTCGAAAGGTCGCGTTGAGGTCGATGCGTACCGGGCACATCCGTCGGAGGGCCACGGGGTTGTGAACAAATTCGGGTGTTGGCGAA
This Candidatus Binatia bacterium DNA region includes the following protein-coding sequences:
- a CDS encoding ammonium transporter, whose amino-acid sequence is MFRKKLSHWVVTGTLLLVASSAYAEEVSQEMFTTNNLWMMIAAGLVFIMHLGFATLESGLTRAKNTTNILFKNTYIPCIGLVTYAFVGFNLMYPGEFNGWLGFSGFGLFPSEADVSSAYNPGYTYWTDFLFQAMFAATAATIVSGAVAERVKLGPFMVFSLFFVGLVYPIVGSWKWGGGWLDQLGFYDFAGSTLVHSVGGWGALAGVLLLGPRLGKYTKDGRIVPIPGSNMPMATVGVFLLWLGWFGFNGGSVLSADPAAVSLVLVTTCLAAAAGGLAAMFTSWIATKKPDLSMSLNGILAGLVGITAGADQMAMWSAILIGLIAGVIVVYAVMFFDRIQIDDPVGAISVHLVCGVWGTLAVGIFGQKAGLAQFAYQAVGVVAYGIASFASALAIWAILRATVGIRVSPEEEMEGLDLSEHGSPAYADFQLVGVHGAHPASPRGGGSTVSVGAFSLESAR
- a CDS encoding nitrogen regulatory protein P-II; this encodes MKKIEAIIKPFKLDEVKEALAAEGVRGMTVSEVKGFGRQRGHTELYRGAEYVVDFLPKVKIEVLVPEEKVAGVVSAIQKAAATGRIGDGKIFVLDVEEAIRIRTGERGIEAL